The Aminipila terrae nucleotide sequence TCATCTATTTCTTTGGCTTTTCCCCCTCTGGGATTTCTGGTAAAAAACTGGAAAGTATTTGCCCCAATTGAAAGGGCCACTTCTCCCATATTTTTAAATCCCTTTGATGCGGATAAATGGCAACCTATATTAAGCATAAAAAAGCCTCCTTTTAAACCAAATATTTTTAAATCTGATTCCCTCATAATAGCAGAGAACTGTAGCTAATTCAAGGGATATAAGAGAATAAGACAATAATTGATAAAACCAGCATATGATGTATTATTATAAAAATAATTCAGGAGGGGTGGTTTATGGCAGAAAAGTATAAAGCTATATGTTTCCGTGAGTTCACACCGGGAAATGAATATAGGGCTTTTGGTGCGTCCGATGAAGCAGAGCCGTTAAAAAAAGTAAAGGCAGTAGCTGATTATTTATTTTCCGAAAATATAAAATTTCGCATTCATGTAATCCCGGAATATATTAATCAAGAACATCCAGAGCAAAATATAAGTTTGTGGGATAATTCCTCTGTATATATACAGGAATTTATAAATACCTTAAATTATCTGAAAAGTAAAGGTGGAATGGAGTTAGACGAATCCATCATAAATATGACAGAATTTCAAAGGAACTACTGGTTAGAACCAGATATTGCAGTATTTAATTGTCATTTTTACCGGGAATTCGATTATATGATTTTAGATGATATGAATAGCTGGAAATATGATTCTGAAAAGATCTCACCCCTTCACCAGCTCATACAGGACGGAATGACGGACAATACGGAAGATTTCTTTTCAAGATTACTGGTACAGGGATATAAATCTAAACCAGTAAAAAAAATGGGGCATTTATGCCAGCAAAGAGTCTAAATACCAAATTGACAAGTGCACATAGAGTATTCAGGGGAGATTTTAACGGAGATGGAAAAGATGATGTTGTGGTTTGGAATATAGTGGATGGCAGCTGGACAGTATTTCTCAGCAATATAACTTACCCCTCACCTGAAACAAACACCTCAAATGAGTTTGTTTCGGCAGGAATATGGCTCACAAACTGGGGAGGGGGAGCAGCTACAGTGCCACTTATAGCTGATGTCAATGGAGATGGAAAAGATGATTTAATCCTATATAGTCCAGATAAAGGAAGTTGGAGAGTTGCTTTAAGTGACGGGAATCGATTTATTCCTCAGGGAATATGGTTAAATAACTGGGCTAAAAAAACACTAGAAAGCAACTGGACAGTAATGACAGGGGATTTTGACGGAGATGGTAAGGCGGATATACTGGCAGCAGACGCCATATCTGTTCAGGTGGCATTAAGTGGGGGGCTTCTTTTGCACCTCAACCTTCCTGGTTATCCTACCAGAAAAGCGGAATAATCCTTATAGGAGATTTTAATGGAGACGGAAAGGACGACATGGTAATCTGGGACTCTCTTATGGGTAACTGGTATGTGGCATTAAGCACAGGAAACAGCTTCCAACAACCGTCAGAACCCTGGTTAAGTAACTGGGCATTGTCCAGCAGTTTCTGGCAACCCCTAATAGGAGATGTCAATGGAGATGGAAAAGATGACTTAATCGTATATGCACCGTCAATTGGCAATTGGCAGTTTGCAATGTCCAAGGGGAATTGTTTTGTGGCCAGTGATACGGTTTTTGGGCCCTGGGGAGTAACCACTTCAGGTGATGCTGTGGCAGGAGATTTTAATGGAGACGGGAAAATGGATATTGGCCTGCAGGATAGGACTAAAGGCATATTTTGCGGTGCTATATCTTCCCTATAAAGTAAAAAATCTCCGTGCTAATAGGTAGTTACTTATTAACACGGAGATTACTTTATTCATAACAGACTGTTTAGTTAAAATGCAGTTGTACTAATGCTAGAAGGTCGGTAGAACCCGTTGAAATAGTCTGCAGGCTGTGACCAATTTCTGTA carries:
- a CDS encoding DUF2334 domain-containing protein, which gives rise to MAEKYKAICFREFTPGNEYRAFGASDEAEPLKKVKAVADYLFSENIKFRIHVIPEYINQEHPEQNISLWDNSSVYIQEFINTLNYLKSKGGMELDESIINMTEFQRNYWLEPDIAVFNCHFYREFDYMILDDMNSWKYDSEKISPLHQLIQDGMTDNTEDFFSRLLVQGYKSKPVKKMGHLCQQRV
- a CDS encoding FG-GAP repeat domain-containing protein, translating into MPAKSLNTKLTSAHRVFRGDFNGDGKDDVVVWNIVDGSWTVFLSNITYPSPETNTSNEFVSAGIWLTNWGGGAATVPLIADVNGDGKDDLILYSPDKGSWRVALSDGNRFIPQGIWLNNWAKKTLESNWTVMTGDFDGDGKADILAADAISVQVALSGGLLLHLNLPGYPTRKAE
- a CDS encoding VCBS repeat-containing protein, which encodes MGDFNGDGKDDMVIWDSLMGNWYVALSTGNSFQQPSEPWLSNWALSSSFWQPLIGDVNGDGKDDLIVYAPSIGNWQFAMSKGNCFVASDTVFGPWGVTTSGDAVAGDFNGDGKMDIGLQDRTKGIFCGAISSL